One Micromonospora craniellae genomic region harbors:
- a CDS encoding tRNA (adenine-N1)-methyltransferase, which yields MPAEKAEPPAVHRGPFRPGDRVQLTDPKGRMHTITLEPGKEFHTHRGILAHDALIGLPDGSVVSTSGGGTAFLALRPLLSDYVLSMPRGAQVIYPKDSAQIVAMGDIFPGAKVLEAGAGSGALSCSLLRAVGTSGELHSYELRDDFAQIARRNVEAFFNGPHPAWHLQVGDVGGCPEIGFDRIILDMLAPWENLEMVERALLPGGVFIGYVATTPQLSELVEALRERGGWTEPRAWESMVRDWHAEGLAVRPDHRMIAHTAFLVSARKLAPGVTAPPRRRKPSKGSEAYAQRRQALRAAEAARQAPPDGAEPDTTQETDRP from the coding sequence CTGCCCGCCGAGAAGGCGGAGCCGCCCGCCGTGCACCGCGGGCCGTTCCGGCCCGGTGACCGGGTGCAGTTGACCGACCCGAAGGGCCGGATGCACACCATCACCCTGGAACCGGGCAAGGAGTTCCACACCCACCGGGGCATCCTCGCGCACGACGCGCTGATCGGCCTGCCCGACGGCAGCGTGGTCAGCACCTCCGGCGGGGGCACCGCCTTCCTGGCACTGCGTCCGCTGCTGTCGGACTACGTGCTGTCGATGCCGCGCGGCGCACAGGTGATCTACCCCAAGGACTCGGCGCAGATCGTCGCCATGGGCGACATCTTCCCGGGCGCGAAGGTCCTGGAGGCCGGCGCCGGCTCCGGCGCGCTGAGCTGCTCGCTGCTGCGGGCCGTGGGCACCTCCGGCGAGCTGCACTCGTACGAGCTGCGGGACGACTTCGCCCAGATCGCCCGGCGCAACGTCGAGGCGTTCTTCAACGGGCCGCACCCCGCCTGGCACCTGCAGGTGGGCGACGTGGGCGGGTGCCCGGAGATCGGCTTCGACCGGATCATCCTGGACATGCTGGCCCCGTGGGAGAACCTCGAGATGGTCGAGCGGGCGCTGCTGCCCGGCGGCGTGTTCATCGGTTACGTCGCCACCACCCCGCAGCTGTCCGAGCTGGTCGAGGCGCTGCGCGAACGGGGTGGTTGGACCGAGCCGCGCGCCTGGGAGTCGATGGTGCGGGACTGGCATGCCGAGGGGTTGGCGGTCCGGCCCGACCACCGGATGATCGCCCACACCGCCTTCCTCGTCTCCGCGCGTAAGCTCGCCCCCGGAGTCACCGCCCCGCCCCGGCGGCGCAAGCCCAGCAAGGGCAGCGAGGCGTACGCGCAGCGGCGGCAGGCGCTCCGCGCGGCGGAGGCGGCCCGACAGGCGCCGCCCGACGGCGCCGAACCCGACACGACGCAGGAGACGGACAGGCCGTGA
- a CDS encoding ferredoxin codes for MVEVATDQLQVWVDQDLCTGDGLCVQYAPEVFEFDIDGLAYVKGPDGELQQTPGARVDVPEHLRLEVIDSAKECPGECIHVVRGSDGVEVAGPDAEE; via the coding sequence GTGGTCGAGGTCGCGACAGACCAACTGCAGGTCTGGGTGGACCAGGACCTGTGCACAGGTGACGGATTGTGCGTGCAGTACGCGCCGGAGGTCTTCGAGTTCGACATCGACGGCCTGGCCTACGTCAAGGGCCCCGACGGCGAGCTCCAGCAGACGCCGGGCGCCCGGGTGGACGTGCCGGAGCACCTGCGCCTTGAGGTGATCGACTCGGCGAAGGAGTGCCCGGGCGAGTGCATCCACGTCGTACGCGGCAGCGACGGCGTCGAGGTGGCCGGCCCGGACGCCGAGGAGTGA